In Micromonospora purpureochromogenes, a single window of DNA contains:
- a CDS encoding SGNH/GDSL hydrolase family protein produces the protein MWQRYVAIGDSTTEGLDDPDGTGGYRGWADRFAEAVAREQGGLEYANLAVRGRTTARILAEQLPVALDLAPDLCTVVAGVNDVLRPSFDARRIAADVATMQRALVGQGATVLTFTLPDPVPVMPLARPLRGRVVMLNAALRRVTAETGATLLDFAAHPVASDPRLWSEDRLHANSAGHERIAAALAYTAGLPGYDDSWTRPLAVAPRRRGHEVLRAELAWTRRHLLPWLARHLRGRSSGDDRVAKRPVPLPVELT, from the coding sequence ATGTGGCAGCGGTACGTCGCGATCGGCGACAGCACGACCGAAGGGCTCGACGACCCGGACGGCACCGGCGGCTACCGGGGCTGGGCGGACCGGTTCGCCGAGGCGGTGGCCCGGGAGCAGGGCGGCCTGGAGTACGCCAACCTGGCGGTCCGGGGGCGGACCACCGCCCGCATCCTCGCCGAGCAACTGCCGGTGGCTCTCGACCTGGCGCCGGACCTCTGCACGGTGGTGGCCGGCGTGAACGACGTGCTGCGTCCCTCGTTCGACGCGCGGCGGATCGCCGCGGACGTGGCGACGATGCAGCGGGCGCTGGTCGGCCAGGGCGCCACCGTGCTGACCTTCACGCTGCCCGATCCGGTGCCGGTGATGCCGCTGGCCCGCCCGCTGCGCGGCCGGGTGGTCATGCTCAACGCGGCGCTGCGGCGGGTCACCGCCGAGACCGGGGCCACCCTGCTGGACTTCGCCGCGCACCCGGTCGCCTCCGACCCCCGGCTGTGGAGCGAGGACCGGCTGCACGCCAACAGCGCCGGCCACGAGCGGATCGCCGCGGCGCTCGCGTACACCGCCGGCCTGCCCGGGTACGACGACTCGTGGACCCGACCCCTGGCGGTCGCGCCCCGGCGACGGGGGCACGAGGTGCTCCGCGCCGAGCTGGCCTGGACCCGGCGGCACCTGCTGCCGTGGCTGGCCCGGCACCTGCGCGGCCGCTCCTCGGGCGACGACCGGGTGGCGAAGCGCCCGGTGCCGCTGCCGGTCGAGCTGACCTGA
- a CDS encoding mycothiol-dependent nitroreductase Rv2466c family protein, translated as MTTADMWFDPRCPWAWNASRWLLEVERVRAVEVRFHVMSLSVLNEGREGLEEWYREWLKPGLGPVRVAVAAEMKAGPEVLRDLYTALGNRIHHDRAPIGPDLYRAALAEVGLPVELADAADSTAYDETLLASHHAGLEPVGEDLGTPTIHVTDDAGRRTAFFGPVVAPIPRGEDAGRLWDGVVLVAGTDGFFELKRARTRPPIDR; from the coding sequence ATGACGACGGCCGACATGTGGTTCGACCCGCGCTGCCCCTGGGCCTGGAACGCCTCCCGCTGGCTGCTGGAGGTGGAACGGGTCCGCGCGGTCGAGGTGCGCTTCCACGTGATGAGCCTCAGCGTGCTCAACGAGGGCCGCGAGGGGTTGGAGGAGTGGTACCGGGAGTGGTTGAAGCCCGGCCTGGGCCCGGTGCGGGTGGCGGTGGCGGCGGAGATGAAGGCCGGCCCGGAGGTGCTGCGGGACCTCTACACCGCGCTGGGCAACCGGATCCACCACGACCGGGCGCCGATCGGGCCCGACCTCTACCGGGCGGCGCTGGCCGAGGTGGGGCTGCCCGTCGAGCTGGCCGACGCGGCCGACTCCACCGCGTACGACGAGACGCTGCTGGCCAGCCACCACGCCGGCCTGGAACCGGTCGGCGAGGACCTCGGCACCCCGACCATCCACGTCACCGACGACGCCGGCCGGCGCACCGCATTCTTCGGGCCGGTGGTCGCGCCTATCCCGCGTGGCGAGGACGCCGGCCGGCTCTGGGACGGGGTGGTGCTGGTCGCCGGCACCGACGGGTTCTTCGAACTGAAGCGGGCCCGGACCCGGCCGCCGATCGACCGCTGA
- a CDS encoding TIGR02452 family protein has product MDRTERAALAAETDRLVAEGRYGPVPTATLHLPDEPLPEPGPAGPSTVEVTDETSLAATRRLAGTADGRVACLNFASAKKPGGGYATGAHAQEESLARSSALAASLRTAPEFYAYHRARPDPVYSDRVIHSPDVPVFRDDSGRLIPPYRVAFLTAAAPNAGALREPVDLPGLLRRRAGRVLGVALAHGHRRLVLGAWGCGVFRNDPRQVAAAFADLLGPGRPYAGRFDLVVFAVPDPTNRGPFAAAFG; this is encoded by the coding sequence GTGGACCGTACCGAACGGGCGGCGCTCGCCGCCGAGACCGACCGGCTCGTCGCCGAGGGCCGGTACGGGCCGGTGCCGACCGCCACCCTGCACCTGCCCGACGAACCGCTGCCCGAGCCCGGCCCGGCGGGGCCGTCCACGGTGGAGGTGACCGACGAGACGAGCCTCGCCGCCACCCGCCGGCTCGCCGGCACCGCCGACGGCCGGGTCGCCTGCCTCAACTTCGCCTCCGCGAAGAAGCCCGGTGGTGGGTACGCCACCGGCGCGCACGCCCAGGAGGAGAGCCTGGCCCGGTCCTCCGCCCTGGCCGCCAGCCTGCGGACGGCACCGGAGTTCTACGCGTACCACCGGGCCCGGCCGGACCCGGTCTACTCCGACCGGGTCATCCACTCCCCCGACGTTCCGGTGTTCCGGGACGACTCGGGGCGGCTGATCCCCCCGTACCGGGTGGCCTTCCTGACTGCGGCGGCGCCGAACGCCGGGGCGCTGCGCGAGCCGGTCGACCTGCCCGGGCTGCTGCGACGCCGCGCCGGCCGGGTGCTCGGGGTGGCGCTGGCGCACGGACACCGGCGGCTGGTGCTCGGCGCCTGGGGCTGCGGGGTGTTCCGCAACGACCCGCGCCAGGTGGCCGCCGCCTTCGCCGACCTGCTCGGGCCCGGCCGCCCGTACGCGGGCCGGTTCGACCTGGTGGTGTTCGCGGTGCCGGATCCGACGAACCGGGGGCCCTTCGCCGCGGCGTTCGGCTGA
- a CDS encoding magnesium and cobalt transport protein CorA has translation MAARLIPRLGSLVDRVLGRQAEASAPAPRRSNPDAVVDCAVYVNGRRETGRPHYADAYARSRRGRNAFVWLGLHDPGAAVMAAVGRTFGLDELVVEQALADGHRPTVQRHDGVTLLVLRTASYVEHAELTATSEVIDTGDVMVFLGDRFVITVRHGASGALTPVRHDIESRPAVLAEGPWAVAYAVAARMVDLYLEVAAHLEKDLERVEESVFAPDRGADIQHIYQLKREVVEFKRAVLPLQEPVRALVADRAGEPPPGLRRWFLDVESRLSRAVERVAAYDELLNSVLQSRLAQLAVDQNNDMRKIAAWAAIAATQTAVAGVYGMNFTHMPELTWRYGYAGALLLMATAAVVLHRLFRRSGWL, from the coding sequence GTGGCGGCACGGCTCATTCCGCGACTGGGGTCGTTGGTCGACCGGGTGCTCGGCCGCCAGGCCGAGGCCTCCGCGCCGGCCCCGCGGCGGTCCAATCCGGACGCCGTGGTCGACTGCGCGGTGTACGTCAACGGCCGCCGGGAAACCGGCCGCCCGCACTACGCCGACGCGTACGCCCGCTCCCGCCGCGGCCGCAACGCCTTCGTCTGGTTGGGGCTGCACGACCCGGGCGCGGCGGTGATGGCGGCGGTGGGGCGCACCTTCGGCCTCGACGAACTCGTCGTGGAGCAGGCGCTCGCCGACGGGCACCGGCCCACCGTGCAGCGGCACGACGGGGTGACCCTGCTGGTGCTGCGCACCGCCAGCTACGTCGAGCACGCCGAGCTGACCGCCACCTCCGAGGTGATCGACACCGGGGACGTGATGGTCTTCCTGGGCGACCGGTTCGTCATCACCGTCCGGCACGGCGCCTCCGGCGCCCTGACCCCGGTCCGGCACGACATCGAGAGCCGCCCGGCGGTGCTGGCCGAGGGACCGTGGGCGGTGGCGTACGCGGTCGCCGCCCGGATGGTCGACCTGTACCTGGAGGTCGCCGCCCACCTGGAGAAGGACCTGGAACGCGTCGAGGAGAGCGTCTTCGCCCCCGACCGGGGCGCCGACATCCAGCACATCTACCAGCTCAAGCGGGAGGTGGTGGAGTTCAAGCGGGCGGTGCTGCCGTTGCAGGAGCCGGTGCGCGCGCTGGTCGCCGACCGGGCCGGCGAGCCGCCCCCGGGGCTGCGCCGCTGGTTCCTCGACGTCGAGAGCCGGCTGAGCCGCGCGGTCGAGCGGGTCGCCGCGTACGACGAGCTGCTCAACTCGGTGCTCCAGTCCCGGCTCGCGCAGCTCGCCGTCGACCAGAACAACGACATGCGCAAGATCGCCGCGTGGGCCGCGATCGCCGCCACCCAGACCGCCGTGGCCGGCGTGTACGGCATGAACTTCACGCACATGCCGGAGCTGACCTGGCGGTACGGCTACGCCGGCGCCCTGCTGCTGATGGCGACCGCCGCGGTGGTCCTGCACCGGCTCTTCCGCCGCTCCGGCTGGCTCTGA
- a CDS encoding phosphotransferase family protein: MSSPTQRLLDPDQVRRYVAASLGPDVTVTGCAPLTGGGFAAVWSATLDDGRGVVLKVGPPPEVPLLRYERGMVAAEARYLRLVAARAPEVPVPPLLHHGSDPVLGDWLLTGLLAGRTLHQLTVDGAPVDAVRAGLGAALAALHRVDGDRYGYDGGRAAGATWREAFTAMVDDLLADATDWAVPLPVPAGRMRELVHRHAAALDAVRRPALLHFDGWAGNVLAVAGPDGMPRLNGLVDGERHLYGDPLLDLVSPLIFRRAEDEPDDAFLRGYQAAGGPVPLDEAGVRRRLGLYRLHLYLLMTVEMPSRGITADNDPGRVARLAELLDRELAALAEP, translated from the coding sequence ATGAGCAGCCCCACCCAGCGCCTCCTCGACCCCGACCAGGTCCGCCGGTACGTCGCGGCCTCTCTCGGCCCCGACGTCACGGTGACCGGCTGCGCGCCGCTGACCGGGGGCGGTTTCGCCGCGGTCTGGTCGGCCACCCTCGACGACGGCCGCGGCGTGGTGCTGAAGGTCGGCCCGCCGCCCGAGGTACCGCTGCTGCGCTACGAGCGGGGGATGGTCGCCGCCGAGGCGCGCTACCTGCGGCTCGTCGCCGCGCGGGCCCCGGAGGTGCCCGTCCCGCCGCTGCTGCACCACGGCAGCGACCCCGTCCTCGGCGACTGGCTGCTGACCGGCCTGCTCGCCGGGCGTACCCTGCACCAGCTCACGGTCGACGGCGCGCCGGTCGACGCGGTCCGCGCCGGGCTCGGGGCGGCGCTCGCCGCGCTGCACCGGGTCGACGGCGACCGGTACGGCTACGACGGCGGCCGGGCCGCCGGGGCGACCTGGCGGGAGGCCTTCACCGCCATGGTGGACGATCTGCTCGCCGACGCCACCGACTGGGCGGTGCCGCTGCCCGTGCCGGCGGGACGGATGCGGGAACTGGTCCACCGGCACGCCGCTGCCCTCGACGCGGTCCGCCGTCCGGCGCTGCTGCACTTCGACGGCTGGGCCGGCAACGTGCTGGCCGTCGCCGGGCCGGACGGGATGCCGCGGCTCAACGGTCTGGTCGACGGCGAGCGGCACCTCTACGGCGATCCGTTGCTGGACCTGGTTTCACCGCTGATCTTCCGCCGGGCCGAGGACGAGCCGGACGACGCGTTCCTGCGCGGCTACCAGGCGGCTGGCGGCCCGGTGCCGCTCGACGAGGCGGGCGTGCGCCGCCGGCTCGGGCTCTACCGGCTGCACCTGTACCTGCTGATGACCGTCGAGATGCCCAGCCGGGGCATCACCGCCGACAACGACCCGGGCCGCGTCGCCCGGCTCGCCGAGCTGCTGGACCGGGAGCTGGCCGCGCTCGCCGAGCCGTGA
- a CDS encoding MFS transporter, whose amino-acid sequence MIVTTAAPPGVRRLAATLYGYAFLQDLVLFYPVYALLFSDTGLSIGQISSLFVVWSATSILLEVPSGAWADAVSRRLLLCLAPLLAGAGYALWVLAPSYPAFALGFVLWGAGGALGSGTLEALVFTELDRLGAAGRYARTMGRARTAAVLGVLASIVLAGPVLAVGGYPAVGAASVLATLLAAAVATRFPEHRPDPAAASEPAEEGDDLGWAATLRAGLAEARADPRVRGALLLVPAVAAVWGALEEYTPLLARDTGVAEPTVPLLLLLVSAGVTVGGLLAAPAERLGTRGYAALLTVAAVALAAGAGLRHPAGFVLVGVAFCAFQLATVLADARLQARITGPGRATVTSVAGMATDLTIIAVYGGYALVAAVGGNRAAFVVAAVPYLLVAVVLLASRDGRRGGAPREPVAGRSSGPT is encoded by the coding sequence ATGATCGTCACCACCGCAGCACCGCCCGGCGTCCGCCGCCTGGCGGCCACCCTCTACGGGTACGCGTTCCTCCAGGACCTCGTCCTGTTCTACCCGGTGTACGCGCTGCTGTTCAGCGACACCGGCCTGTCGATCGGCCAGATCTCCTCGCTCTTCGTCGTCTGGTCGGCGACCAGCATCCTGCTCGAGGTGCCCTCCGGCGCCTGGGCCGACGCGGTCTCCCGCCGGCTGCTGCTCTGCCTCGCGCCGCTGCTCGCCGGCGCCGGCTACGCCCTGTGGGTGCTGGCCCCGTCCTACCCGGCGTTCGCCCTCGGCTTCGTCCTCTGGGGAGCCGGCGGCGCGCTCGGCTCCGGCACCCTGGAGGCGCTGGTCTTCACCGAACTCGACCGCCTCGGCGCCGCCGGCCGCTACGCCCGCACCATGGGCCGGGCGCGCACCGCGGCGGTGCTCGGCGTGCTCGCCTCGATCGTCCTGGCCGGCCCGGTGCTCGCCGTCGGCGGCTACCCGGCCGTCGGCGCGGCCAGCGTGCTGGCCACCCTGCTCGCCGCCGCCGTCGCCACCCGCTTCCCCGAACACCGTCCGGACCCGGCGGCCGCGTCGGAACCGGCGGAGGAAGGTGACGACCTGGGCTGGGCGGCGACCCTGCGGGCCGGCCTCGCCGAGGCCCGGGCCGACCCACGGGTACGCGGGGCGCTGCTGCTGGTCCCGGCGGTGGCCGCCGTGTGGGGCGCCCTCGAGGAGTACACGCCGCTGCTGGCCCGGGACACCGGCGTCGCCGAGCCGACCGTGCCGCTGCTGCTCCTGCTCGTCTCCGCCGGGGTGACCGTGGGTGGCCTGCTCGCGGCGCCCGCCGAACGGCTGGGCACCCGGGGCTACGCCGCGCTGCTGACCGTGGCCGCCGTCGCGCTCGCCGCCGGGGCGGGACTGCGCCACCCGGCGGGGTTCGTGCTGGTCGGTGTCGCGTTCTGTGCGTTCCAACTGGCCACGGTGCTGGCCGACGCCCGGCTCCAGGCGCGCATCACCGGGCCGGGACGGGCCACCGTCACCTCGGTCGCCGGCATGGCCACCGACCTGACCATCATCGCCGTCTACGGCGGGTACGCCCTGGTCGCCGCGGTGGGCGGCAACCGGGCCGCGTTCGTGGTGGCGGCCGTGCCGTACCTGCTGGTGGCCGTCGTGCTGCTGGCCTCCCGCGACGGTCGCCGTGGCGGTGCTCCGCGGGAGCCGGTGGCCGGCCGCAGCAGCGGGCCGACGTGA
- a CDS encoding maleylpyruvate isomerase family mycothiol-dependent enzyme, protein MERGPAGAAPRWRAAVGRGDRPHPATPPSDTHFRDLSPYADEDPAVVGPWLVEGAAELAGVLGDAGPAARVWTPLGPSSPAFFARRFAHETLVHRADAALALGVDVAVPPEVAVDALDEWMELGALPQMFDFHPHRRELLGPGRTLHLHATDTPAELGAEWVVDLTGDLIAWRRAHEKAAVAVRGPLTNLLLLVYGRLSVDTAGVEVLGDAKLLDFWLERVAFG, encoded by the coding sequence GTGGAACGTGGGCCAGCTGGTGCGGCACCTCGGTGGCGGGCAGCGGTGGGCCGCGGAGATCGTCCGCACCCGGCCACGCCACCGTCGGACACCCACTTCCGTGACCTGTCGCCGTACGCCGACGAGGACCCGGCGGTGGTCGGGCCGTGGCTGGTCGAGGGCGCCGCCGAGCTGGCCGGGGTGCTGGGCGACGCCGGCCCGGCGGCGCGGGTGTGGACCCCGCTCGGGCCGAGCAGCCCGGCGTTCTTCGCGCGCCGGTTCGCCCACGAGACACTCGTGCACCGGGCCGACGCGGCGCTCGCTCTCGGCGTCGACGTGGCGGTCCCGCCGGAGGTCGCCGTCGACGCCCTCGACGAGTGGATGGAGCTGGGCGCGCTGCCGCAGATGTTCGACTTCCACCCGCACCGCCGGGAGCTGCTCGGCCCGGGCCGGACGCTGCACCTGCACGCCACCGACACGCCGGCCGAGCTGGGCGCCGAGTGGGTGGTGGACCTCACCGGCGACCTGATCGCCTGGCGGCGGGCGCACGAGAAGGCCGCCGTGGCCGTACGCGGGCCGCTGACCAACCTGCTGCTGCTGGTCTACGGCCGGCTCTCCGTCGACACAGCGGGCGTCGAGGTGCTCGGGGACGCGAAGCTGCTCGACTTCTGGCTGGAACGGGTGGCCTTCGGCTGA
- a CDS encoding C39 family peptidase: MRTDLIRKTALTFAGVAATAGGIAGPALAAHAAPTQATTTVQTDRKSQHGERELNVRYQAQPNFYYCGPAATRNALSVQGKDIDVDAMAKEMGTTEDGTNSINDITPVLNKETGKKNAYRSVEIRDSKADRKQTDKLRTDIVRTIDDGRAVVANIAGTTTDTDGTTHSFEGGHYISVIGYRDGGNTVTIADSANPEQASYRITVDNLADWIATRGYSAAS; this comes from the coding sequence ATGCGTACCGATCTGATCCGCAAGACCGCCCTGACCTTCGCTGGTGTTGCCGCCACCGCCGGTGGGATCGCCGGCCCGGCCCTCGCCGCGCACGCCGCCCCCACCCAGGCCACCACCACCGTGCAGACCGACCGCAAGTCGCAGCACGGTGAGCGGGAGCTCAACGTGCGCTACCAGGCCCAGCCGAACTTCTACTACTGCGGCCCCGCCGCCACCCGCAACGCCCTCTCCGTACAGGGCAAGGACATCGACGTCGACGCCATGGCCAAGGAGATGGGCACCACCGAAGACGGCACCAACAGCATCAACGACATCACCCCGGTACTGAACAAGGAAACCGGCAAGAAGAACGCCTACCGCTCGGTGGAGATCCGCGACAGCAAGGCCGACCGCAAGCAGACCGACAAGCTGCGCACCGACATCGTCCGCACCATCGACGACGGCCGCGCCGTGGTCGCCAACATCGCCGGCACCACCACCGACACCGACGGCACCACCCACTCCTTCGAAGGCGGGCACTACATCAGCGTCATCGGCTACCGCGACGGCGGCAACACCGTCACCATCGCCGACTCCGCCAACCCCGAGCAGGCCTCCTACCGGATCACCGTCGACAACCTCGCCGACTGGATCGCCACCCGCGGCTACTCCGCCGCCTCCTGA
- a CDS encoding class F sortase encodes MALGRWFTRTRASVAAVTVAGAAGLSLITVGLTASPAGPPQPGAGARGADRSGSPGPVLPRSEPVRIDIPAIGVHADLVSVAGDPNGTLEVPPLDRPTVAGWYRPGVSPGEAGNAVIVGHVDTRDGPAVFFKLGRLRPGDTVRVTRADGRAVTFAVDGVGAYPKRSFPTALVYGPGGPGAGLRLVTCGGRFDERSRDYSDNIVVRATAVA; translated from the coding sequence ATGGCCCTCGGCAGGTGGTTCACGCGTACCCGGGCGTCGGTGGCGGCGGTGACGGTGGCCGGCGCCGCCGGACTCAGCCTGATCACGGTGGGCCTCACCGCGTCGCCGGCGGGGCCGCCGCAGCCCGGGGCGGGCGCGCGCGGCGCCGACCGCAGCGGATCCCCCGGGCCGGTGCTGCCCCGCTCGGAACCGGTCCGCATCGACATCCCGGCCATCGGCGTCCACGCCGACCTGGTGTCCGTCGCCGGCGACCCGAACGGCACCCTGGAGGTGCCGCCGCTGGACCGCCCGACCGTCGCCGGCTGGTACCGGCCGGGCGTCAGCCCCGGCGAGGCCGGCAACGCCGTGATCGTCGGCCACGTCGACACCCGCGACGGTCCGGCGGTCTTCTTCAAACTGGGGCGGCTGCGGCCCGGCGACACCGTACGGGTCACCCGCGCCGACGGCCGGGCCGTGACGTTCGCGGTGGACGGCGTCGGCGCGTACCCGAAGCGGAGCTTTCCCACCGCGCTGGTCTACGGTCCGGGCGGGCCGGGCGCGGGGCTGCGCCTGGTGACCTGCGGCGGACGCTTCGACGAGCGCTCCCGCGACTACTCCGACAACATCGTCGTGCGGGCCACCGCCGTGGCCTGA
- a CDS encoding YchJ family protein, whose product MAKRGARRSAADDQDRPCPCGSGLPYADCCGPVHRGQGTAGTAEALMRSRFSAFAVGDAGYLLRSWHSSTRPARLRLDPGEQWTRLEIVDTDRGGLFDSTGTVEFRAHYRGAGRPGTLHERSRFVRENGGWVYLDALPD is encoded by the coding sequence GTGGCGAAACGTGGGGCCCGCCGGAGCGCGGCCGACGACCAGGACCGGCCGTGCCCGTGTGGGTCCGGCCTGCCGTACGCCGACTGCTGCGGCCCGGTGCACCGCGGCCAGGGCACGGCCGGGACGGCCGAGGCGCTGATGCGCTCCCGGTTCAGTGCCTTCGCCGTCGGTGACGCCGGGTACCTGCTGCGCAGCTGGCACTCCTCCACCCGGCCGGCCCGGCTGCGGCTGGACCCGGGCGAGCAGTGGACCCGCCTGGAGATCGTCGACACCGACCGGGGCGGCCTGTTCGACAGCACCGGCACCGTCGAGTTCCGCGCCCACTACCGCGGGGCCGGCCGGCCGGGGACGCTGCACGAGCGCAGCCGCTTCGTCCGGGAGAACGGTGGCTGGGTCTACCTCGACGCCCTGCCCGACTGA
- a CDS encoding mechanosensitive ion channel family protein, with protein sequence MKDNFGDAVGDALRAVMLFLPKAVAFVAILVVGWLIAKAALKIVDKVLERVHFDRAVERGGIKTALARSRYDASDIVAKLAYYGILLVTLQLAFGIWGPNPISDLIAGVIAWLPRAFVAIVIVVVAAAIANAVKDIISSALGGLSYGRVLANIASVFILGLGIIAALNQIGVATAVTTPVLIAVLATVGGILVVGVGGGLVRPMQSRWESWLSRAEEESRLIATHARAYQAGKRDVQAHVATPVTPYGESEQTQPVPRDADADRTQVVPRDDDADRTQVVSRYDESDLTQPVGPYRGSEATRPATQVTPPRQATATHDEPAPADSEATMTIPPVDGGPTRR encoded by the coding sequence ATGAAAGACAACTTCGGCGACGCGGTGGGTGACGCCCTCCGCGCGGTGATGCTCTTCCTGCCCAAGGCGGTCGCCTTCGTGGCGATCCTCGTGGTGGGCTGGCTGATCGCCAAGGCCGCACTGAAGATCGTGGACAAGGTCCTGGAGCGGGTGCACTTCGACAGGGCCGTCGAGCGGGGTGGCATCAAGACCGCGCTCGCCCGGTCCAGGTACGACGCCAGCGACATCGTCGCCAAGCTCGCCTACTACGGGATCCTGCTGGTCACCCTGCAACTGGCCTTCGGCATCTGGGGCCCGAACCCGATCTCCGACCTGATCGCCGGCGTCATCGCCTGGCTGCCGCGCGCTTTCGTCGCGATCGTCATCGTGGTGGTCGCCGCGGCCATCGCCAACGCCGTCAAGGACATCATCAGCAGCGCCCTCGGCGGCCTGTCCTACGGCCGGGTGCTGGCCAACATCGCCTCGGTCTTCATCCTCGGCCTGGGCATCATCGCCGCGCTCAACCAGATCGGTGTCGCCACCGCCGTCACCACCCCGGTCCTGATCGCCGTTCTCGCCACCGTCGGCGGCATCCTGGTCGTCGGGGTCGGCGGTGGACTGGTCCGGCCGATGCAGAGCCGCTGGGAGTCCTGGCTCAGCCGCGCGGAGGAGGAGTCGCGGCTCATCGCCACGCACGCCCGGGCGTACCAGGCCGGCAAGCGGGACGTGCAGGCTCACGTCGCCACGCCGGTCACCCCGTACGGCGAGTCGGAGCAGACCCAGCCGGTGCCCCGGGACGCCGACGCGGACCGGACCCAGGTGGTGCCCCGGGACGACGACGCGGACCGGACCCAGGTGGTGTCCCGCTACGACGAGTCGGACCTGACCCAGCCGGTCGGCCCGTACCGCGGGTCGGAGGCCACCCGGCCGGCCACCCAGGTCACCCCGCCCCGGCAGGCGACGGCCACCCACGACGAGCCGGCGCCGGCCGACAGCGAGGCCACCATGACCATCCCGCCGGTCGACGGCGGCCCGACGCGCCGCTGA
- a CDS encoding serine/threonine-protein kinase, translating into MALTPDRSPKAGEAADWQLSGYTPVRQLGAGASGRVLLATHDASGTPVAIKYLTRAVDDDPTRTAFRDEAQLLVEVDDPHISRLYEYVESPHGAAIVMELVNGVSLRQMLRAHGPTEPEAALCVLKGSLAGLAAAHARGVVHRDYKPENVLVGIDGQSKLADFGIAVPVGRDGGGSVSGTPRYMAPEQWTGAPASPACDIYAATATFYECLTGRPPYDGRDLITLRTQHAQAPIPTEAAPPPVHDLLRHGMAKQPADRPQPAEVFLAELERSAADAYGADWEERGLAGLARRAALLAALFPFPDGTAGATSLASTTFGETAPAARRGTGRAVLLGAGLVAALLLGGAGLSYAARHAPALTLADGPAAPRASALTSLGPSPLAAAPAIDAVSPSPTPTASVSATATASPTRSATATPTRSRSASPTPSASTSPPPPPDGTAPVVGKLDASPTLLEPGTCPYGNRSSTVTATASDDRTSAEDLRVSFRYTLGGVTRAIGMTHVGRGVYRGTLGDLPAPKSSTRIPIQVVAVDVAGNAADPAGPVYVSLSSYCTPG; encoded by the coding sequence GTGGCCCTGACCCCTGACCGCTCCCCGAAGGCCGGCGAGGCCGCCGACTGGCAGCTGTCCGGCTACACGCCGGTACGGCAGCTCGGCGCCGGCGCGTCCGGCCGCGTCCTGCTGGCCACCCACGACGCCAGCGGCACCCCCGTCGCCATCAAGTACCTGACCAGGGCGGTGGACGACGACCCGACCCGCACCGCGTTCCGCGACGAGGCCCAACTGCTCGTCGAGGTGGACGACCCGCACATCTCCCGGCTCTACGAGTACGTCGAGTCCCCGCACGGCGCCGCCATCGTGATGGAGCTGGTCAACGGGGTGTCCCTGCGGCAGATGCTGCGTGCCCACGGCCCCACCGAGCCCGAGGCGGCCCTCTGCGTGCTCAAGGGCTCCCTCGCCGGGCTGGCCGCCGCGCACGCCCGGGGCGTCGTGCACCGCGACTACAAGCCCGAGAACGTGCTGGTCGGCATCGACGGGCAGAGCAAACTGGCCGACTTCGGCATCGCCGTACCGGTCGGCCGGGACGGCGGCGGCTCGGTCAGCGGCACCCCCCGCTACATGGCCCCGGAACAGTGGACCGGCGCGCCGGCCAGCCCGGCCTGTGACATCTACGCCGCCACCGCCACCTTCTACGAGTGCCTCACCGGCCGCCCCCCGTACGACGGGCGGGACCTGATCACCCTGCGGACCCAGCACGCCCAGGCACCGATCCCCACCGAAGCGGCCCCGCCGCCCGTGCACGACCTGCTCCGCCACGGCATGGCCAAGCAGCCCGCCGACCGGCCGCAGCCGGCGGAGGTCTTCCTCGCCGAGCTCGAACGCAGCGCCGCGGACGCCTACGGCGCGGACTGGGAGGAGCGGGGCCTGGCCGGGCTGGCCCGCCGGGCCGCGCTGCTCGCCGCGCTCTTCCCCTTCCCCGACGGCACCGCCGGCGCCACCAGCCTGGCCAGCACCACGTTCGGCGAGACGGCTCCGGCCGCCCGGCGCGGGACCGGCCGTGCCGTGCTGCTCGGTGCCGGCCTCGTCGCCGCCCTGCTGCTCGGCGGCGCCGGCCTGAGCTACGCCGCCCGGCACGCGCCGGCGCTGACCCTCGCCGACGGCCCCGCCGCGCCGCGCGCCTCCGCACTCACCTCGCTCGGCCCCAGCCCGTTGGCCGCCGCGCCCGCCATCGACGCCGTCTCGCCCAGCCCCACCCCGACGGCCTCGGTGTCGGCCACCGCCACGGCGTCGCCGACCCGGTCGGCCACCGCGACGCCCACCCGGTCCCGCAGCGCGAGCCCGACGCCCAGCGCGTCGACCAGCCCGCCGCCGCCACCGGACGGCACGGCACCCGTCGTCGGAAAGCTCGACGCCAGCCCCACCCTCCTCGAACCCGGAACCTGTCCCTACGGCAACCGGTCGAGCACGGTCACCGCGACCGCCAGCGACGACCGGACCAGCGCCGAGGACCTGCGGGTGAGCTTCCGCTACACCCTCGGCGGCGTCACCCGCGCCATCGGCATGACCCACGTCGGGCGGGGCGTCTATCGGGGCACCCTCGGTGACCTGCCGGCGCCCAAGTCCAGCACCCGCATCCCGATCCAGGTGGTCGCCGTCGACGTCGCCGGCAACGCCGCTGACCCGGCCGGGCCGGTGTACGTGTCGCTCTCCTCGTACTGCACCCCCGGCTAG